CATCCCTTTTTCGGCCAGGATGATATGTTCCAGGCATTCATTAATGGACCAGCGGTCCTGGGCAGGTTTGAATTTTAGCTGGGCATCTGTAAGCCCTTCCAGGCTTTTCAGCAGCTGGTCCCTGGTTTGCTGAAACTGATTTACTAAAAACTCCCTTTCATCAATATGGATACTGGTGCGGCTGGGGAGGATGGAAAATGCCGACAACATGATGGCTGTGAATAACAGCATACCTACTTTTTTCATCGTGTTAAATTTTAGATCGGTGGATAATTGGGGAATGGGAACAGAAGTTACTGAATTTTCGCGAAGGTATAAAGCCTTAGTTCCTAACTGGAAAGTGCATTTAAAGATGCTGGCGGAGCAGGTTTAAAAAGTCTTCTCTGGTAATAAAACGGGCACCCAGGGAAGCCAGGTGAGGGGTATGTACCTGGCAGTCTATCACTGCTATTTTTTCCTGTATGCAGGTATGGACAAAGGTGATAAAGGCAGCTTTGGAGGCATTGCTGACTTTGGAAAACATGGATTCTCCAAAAAAGCAATGGCCTATCCTGATCCCGTAAAAGCCACCTACCAGTTCATTATCCTGCCAGCACTCTACCGAAGTAGCATAACCTGCCTGATGGAGCCGGAGATAAGCTTCCTGCATTTGGGCTGTGATCCAGGTACCATCCTGATGGGCGCGGGGAATGGTGCTGCAATGACTGATAACCCCTTTAAAGTCCTGGTTGACAGTGATGTTGAAAACCTGTTTTTTCAGTACCTGTTTCATACTGGCAGATACTTTTAGCTCCTGGGGGAATAATACAAAACGGGGGTCGGGGCTCCACCAAAGGATAGGATCTTCATTAAACCAGGGAAATATACCGGAGCGATATGCCAGCAGGAGCCTGTCTACAGAAAGATCTCCGCCTACCGCCAGTAAGCCATCCGGATCGGCCAGATAAGCAGGAGGGAATACGAGTTCCCGGGTAAGAGAGAATACAGACATGCAGGTGAGGTTATAAATGTGCCAGGTGGTAGTGGTAATGGCAATAATGCCGTTTCTGATCAGCTTTGCACGGCTTCTTCAATAGTGGCACTGAGGCCCCTGTCGAGCAGGGCATCGCATAAAGGGCGTAATTTGATAAATTCACCCTGTTTTACCGCATATTTGCCATTGTAGTGGATGATCATGGCGCATTGTTCTGCCTGTTCATTGGTATGGCCACATACTTCTATAAGAGAGGCAATCACCCATTCAAAAGTATTCACCTCATCATTCCACACAATAAGACTGAACGGAAACTGCTCATCTTCAGCGGTGAGAACATCCTCCCATTCTTTTGTAAATACTCCTGTTTGTGTATGCTGGCTCATTTTTTGAAACAAACTTTATGCAAAATTAAGATGTTTATTCGTTAAT
The Chitinophaga sp. H8 DNA segment above includes these coding regions:
- the aat gene encoding leucyl/phenylalanyl-tRNA--protein transferase, which encodes MSVFSLTRELVFPPAYLADPDGLLAVGGDLSVDRLLLAYRSGIFPWFNEDPILWWSPDPRFVLFPQELKVSASMKQVLKKQVFNITVNQDFKGVISHCSTIPRAHQDGTWITAQMQEAYLRLHQAGYATSVECWQDNELVGGFYGIRIGHCFFGESMFSKVSNASKAAFITFVHTCIQEKIAVIDCQVHTPHLASLGARFITREDFLNLLRQHL
- a CDS encoding ATP-dependent Clp protease adaptor ClpS; the encoded protein is MSQHTQTGVFTKEWEDVLTAEDEQFPFSLIVWNDEVNTFEWVIASLIEVCGHTNEQAEQCAMIIHYNGKYAVKQGEFIKLRPLCDALLDRGLSATIEEAVQS